In the genome of Mytilus edulis chromosome 3, xbMytEdul2.2, whole genome shotgun sequence, one region contains:
- the LOC139515472 gene encoding degenerin-like protein del-10, with protein sequence MKENKENDGTESSEKIIKKIKYLKEFGNQTSFHGFRYVSEHSQLTIRRLLWFLLILACFGGLLFQIVDRVAYYYGWPVTVNVVVNYNNTLQFPAVTICNQNAFKASLAAENGWYELIDQMFSSHRTQGIEKYIRNSMYENISLETLYLNTAHEREDFIFRCSWKGIPCKQDDFDKILTDHGVCFSWSSKDNDYVSSPGVENGLKLKLNVEQYEYMPGPHNAAGIKILIHDRLEIPMVHALGQAMSTGANVFTSVQLMKVVNLPSPHGVCSSRELNFIDRYSQGDCKLDCLSHTAAKMCGCRHIYMPSKNGYPPVCTIGQYYSCLKQILDDVPSRYEEDCNCPVPCKSNAYHSEISYASNSKFAGKKFISKNFTEILINKLKDANEVTSRMDGDKFQKFKDLYTNFHTKLSVLEIKLLQDLTSLLSVLKVRLSASFNHLRSVCTWKKWLYRYQEYVVLKNFIRPRDAFEESNIHIISLAFNEYVLTIESNLRSLNSTVFLDTSVREFLYQQTVDKLLNRQEIVRRSQINFAQLGTAYREGVGIFNYTYDYAPRSHNDYAVPVYLLKESLSHNKYAVKFTNRLEYCLNSTYDILTYFKELVDKTYASRNLTEEDIIQGSDDFRSVMGSFSFSKAVTYYEVIERPYRILQQRYLEFEKICFSAETDIHTIEEAVDSLTETIISFNNTYFEPLHLISSVIDRYLSNFDGEKLVIGKQFLSGQMKNCERDLRNLLQLILKDDSDISSELNKVFSSHLEIYKTIVNDRDSFIYYNFSKHYDYLKTFEDVKEIIDSNYTELQAMITLYETVGEDGTAFLQSFTYLKEYFSAYNEMMDINNEFIKENFMQLDLYYKQMSYEEITQQKAYDSFALICDIGGSMGLFLGASLLSWCEILDLFIINFMLPRNRPQ encoded by the exons ATGAAGGAAAACAAGGAAAACGATGGTACGGAGAGtagtgaaaaaataattaaaaaaattaaatatctgaaAGAATTTGGAAATCAAACCAGTTTCCATGGATTTCGCTATGTATCAGAACACTCTCAATTGACAATACGAAG aTTATTGTGGTTTTTACTTATTTTGGCGTGTTTTGGAGGTCTTCTTTTTCAAATCGTTGACAGAGTTGCATATTACTATGGATGGCCTGTTACAGTCAACGTTGTTGTAAATTATAACAACACTCTTCAATTTCCTGCTGTTACAATATGTAACCAAAACGCCTTCAA agCATCCTTAGCTGCAGAAAATGGCTGGTATGAACTGATAGATCAAATGTTTTCTTCGCATCGAACACAAGGTATTGAGAAATATATACGGAATAGCATGTATGAAAATATCAGTTTGGAAACATTATACCTTAACACTGCACACGAAAGGGAAGATTTTATTTTCAG ATGTTCTTGGAAAGGAATACCCTGCAAGCAAGATGACTTCGATAAAATATTGACAGATCACGGAGTATGTTTTTCATGGAGTAGTAAAGATAATGACTATGTGTCCTCTCCAG GCGTTGAAAATggattaaaattaaaactgaatgtAGAACAGTACGAATATATGCCAGGACCTCACAATGCAGCCGGTATTAAAATTCTGATTCACGATAGATTGGAGATACCAATGGTGCATGCCTTGGGACAGGCCATGTCAACAGGGgcaaatgtttttacaagtgtgCAGTTGATGAAG GTTGTAAATCTACCTTCTCCACATGGTGTATGCAGTAGCAGAGAACTAAACTTTATAGACAGATACTCTCAGGGAGATTGTAAACTGGACTGTCTCTCACATACAGCTGCAAAAATGTGTGGATGCAGACATATTTATATGCCGTCAAAAAACG GTTACCCACCAGTTTGTACAATTGGACAATACTACAGCTGTTTAAAACAGATATTAG ATGACGTTCCAAGTCGGTATGAAGAAGATTGTAATTGCCCAGTTCCGTGTAAATCTAATGCATATCACAGCGAAATTTCATATGcatcaaattcaaaatttgctggaAAGAAGTTTATTTCAAAGAATTTTACAGAGATACTGATCAACAAGTTAAAGGATGCAAATGAAGTTACTTCCCGAATGGATGGcgataaatttcaaaaattcaaagacCTTTACACAAActttcatacaaaattatctgttcttgaaattaaattgttacaAGATTTAACGAGTTTATTAAGCGTGTTAAAGGTGCGATTGTCAGCTAGTTTTAACCATTTACGATCTGTATGTACATGGAAGAAATGGTTGTATAGATATCAAGAGTATGTCGTTCTCAAGAACTTCATTCGACCGCGTGATGCCTTTGAAGAATCCAATATCCATATCATTTCGCTTGCATTCAACGAATATGTTTTAACGATAGAAAGTAACCTTAGATCGTTGAATTCCACTGTCTTCCTTGACACGTCTGTACGCGAATTTCTTTATCAACAAACTGTTGATAAATTATTAAATAGACAAGAAATAGTCAGACGATCTCAAATAAATTTTGCTCAACTAGGAACGGCGTATCGTGAAGGCGTGGGAATATTCAACTATACATACGACTATGCACCAAGGTCACATAATGATTACGCAGTTCCAGTTTATTTGTTGAAAGAATCCTTATCACATAATAAGTATGCCGTAAAATTTACTAACCGGCTTGAATACTGTTTaaatagtacatatgacattttaacctattttAAAGAACTAGTTGACAAAACATATGCAAGCAGAAATCTGACCGAAGAAGACATCATTCAAGGGAGCGACGATTTTCGATCTGTAATGGGAAGTTTTAGTTTTTCAAAAGCAGTTACATATTATGAAGTCATAGAAAGACCATATCGTATATTACAACAAAGATATTTAGAGTTTGAAAAGATATGTTTCTCAGCAGAAACAGACATACACACGATCGAAGAAGCTGTAGATTCCTTAACAGAAACCATTATTTCGTTTAATAACACATATTTTGAACCACTTCATCTTATTAGTTCTGTAATTGATCGTTATTTGTCTAATTTTGACGGCGAAAAATTGGTGATTGGAAAACAGTTTTTATCAGGTCAGATGAAAAACTGTGAAAGAGATCTTAGAAACTTATTACAATTGATATTGAAAGACGATTCCGACATATCTTCGGAATTGAATAAAGTTTTTTCATCTCATTtggaaatatataaaacaatagtaAATGATCGAGATTCCTTCatttattacaatttttcaaaacattacgattatttaaaaacatttgaagaTGTTAAAGAAATAATAGATAGTAATTATACAGAACTTCAAGCTATGATAACATTGTATGAGACAGTTGGTGAAGACGGAACAGCGTTCCTGCAATCTTTCACATACCTAAAAGAATATTTTTCGGCATACAATGAAATGATGGACATTAATAATGAATTTATCAA ggaaaattttatgcaacttgatttatattataaacaaatgaGCTATGAGGAAATTACACAACAGAAGGCATACGATTCATTTGCTCTTATCT GTGATATTGGAGGATCTATGGGACTTTTTCTGGGAGCCAGTTTACTGTCTTGGTGTGAAATATTGGAtttgtttatcataaattttatgtTACCAAGAAATAGGCCTCAATAA